From Aliarcobacter butzleri, the proteins below share one genomic window:
- a CDS encoding PLDc N-terminal domain-containing protein — MSFFTIFLSLSLIIFVIFCFILYIFIIIDILKHEFTGYNKIIWIIVILCFPIFGAILYLFIGRKQRIKEL, encoded by the coding sequence ATGAGTTTTTTTACTATTTTTCTGTCTTTAAGTCTTATCATATTTGTGATTTTTTGTTTTATTTTATATATTTTTATTATTATTGATATTTTAAAACATGAATTTACGGGATATAACAAAATTATTTGGATTATTGTAATACTTTGTTTTCCTATCTTTGGTGCTATTTTATATCTGTTTATTGGAAGAAAACAGCGAATTAAAGAGTTATAA
- a CDS encoding response regulator transcription factor — MKSLKVLIVEDEIKLANLIKASIKELFFKVNIAKDGIEGLKKFQSFKPDIIISDITMPNLDGLEMCQRIREESNIPIVILSAYSQKEKLLKAIDLGINKYFIKPFDIEEFLEYLKNLSKNIKKIKTYKLKDNFVFDNNSVCLYKDEILINLTKREREFLNILIKNKNSLVKKEDIKTLLWNEDVSDERLRTFIKRLRLKTSKDLVENVSSQGYLISVFDN; from the coding sequence ATGAAATCATTAAAAGTTCTAATAGTAGAAGATGAAATAAAACTAGCAAATTTGATAAAAGCATCTATAAAAGAGTTATTTTTTAAAGTAAATATTGCAAAAGATGGAATTGAAGGTCTTAAAAAGTTTCAAAGCTTTAAACCAGATATCATAATAAGTGATATTACTATGCCAAATCTTGATGGTTTAGAAATGTGTCAAAGAATAAGAGAAGAAAGTAATATTCCAATAGTGATTTTGAGTGCTTATAGCCAAAAAGAAAAGCTATTAAAAGCTATTGATTTGGGAATTAACAAATATTTTATTAAACCTTTTGATATTGAAGAATTTTTAGAATATCTTAAAAACTTATCTAAAAATATAAAAAAGATTAAAACTTATAAATTAAAAGATAATTTTGTATTTGATAATAACTCTGTTTGTTTATATAAAGATGAAATTCTAATAAATCTTACAAAAAGAGAAAGAGAATTTTTGAATATTTTGATAAAAAATAAAAACTCTTTAGTAAAAAAAGAAGATATCAAAACACTTTTATGGAATGAAGATGTAAGTGACGAAAGACTAAGAACTTTTATTAAAAGATTGAGATTAAAAACTTCAAAAGATTTAGTTGAAAATGTATCTTCTCAAGGTTATTTAATTTCGGTATTCGACAACTAA
- the nrdD gene encoding anaerobic ribonucleoside-triphosphate reductase, producing MTNQELLEKNMQKRSKCIVYTRVMGYHRPVESFNIGKKGEHKQRVKFIESKNSL from the coding sequence ATGACAAATCAAGAATTGCTTGAAAAGAATATGCAAAAAAGAAGTAAATGTATAGTATATACTAGAGTTATGGGTTACCATAGACCAGTTGAAAGTTTCAATATAGGAAAAAAAGGTGAACACAAACAAAGAGTTAAATTTATTGAATCAAAAAATAGTTTATGA
- a CDS encoding molecular chaperone DjiA, with protein sequence MELVVLAVVIVILFFIGKNYKTEEFKNINLKQKEIFSGDLLNHEAGLLVALLAKVAKADGKIGELEAEILKHTFTDISSHFQNSQEVRENLKNLYEQEKEVFENLVVICDRLYLLTKHDYNKRLKYMEYLLNLAFIDADFSKAEQEITEDIAQALKIEENDYFRLISNFENFYKNKENEKTLTLEKSYEILESNSTDDDATLKKNYRNLVKKHHPDIISGQGASQSIIDEATKKLQEINEAYEIIKKSRGI encoded by the coding sequence ATGGAATTAGTAGTTTTAGCTGTTGTTATAGTGATTTTATTTTTTATAGGGAAAAACTATAAAACAGAAGAATTTAAAAATATAAATTTAAAACAAAAAGAGATTTTTAGTGGAGATTTATTAAATCACGAAGCTGGACTTTTGGTAGCTCTTTTAGCAAAAGTAGCAAAAGCAGATGGTAAAATAGGGGAACTTGAAGCAGAGATTTTAAAACACACTTTTACAGATATATCAAGTCATTTTCAAAATTCACAAGAAGTAAGAGAAAACCTTAAAAATTTATATGAACAAGAAAAAGAAGTATTTGAAAATTTGGTAGTTATTTGTGATAGATTGTATCTTTTAACAAAACATGATTATAATAAAAGATTGAAATATATGGAATATTTGTTAAATCTTGCATTTATTGATGCAGATTTTTCAAAAGCAGAACAAGAGATAACTGAAGATATAGCTCAAGCTTTAAAAATCGAAGAAAATGACTATTTTAGACTTATTTCAAATTTTGAAAATTTCTATAAAAATAAAGAGAATGAAAAAACTCTAACATTAGAAAAATCGTATGAGATTTTAGAATCAAATTCTACTGATGATGATGCGACTTTAAAGAAAAATTATAGAAATTTGGTAAAAAAACACCATCCAGATATCATTTCAGGGCAAGGAGCTTCTCAAAGTATTATAGATGAAGCTACAAAAAAACTTCAAGAAATAAATGAAGCTTATGAAATTATAAAAAAAAGTAGAGGAATATAA
- a CDS encoding DegT/DnrJ/EryC1/StrS family aminotransferase, translating into MKNIAIYKATLDNEELNQIRSVLESKNDLSKVLEFEEKMTKYIGAKYAIATSTSTAAIHLALSSIKLKRGDKILMSVNSFINLPEVVRHFDAEPIFIDINMEDMNIDIDKFEEALANNDSKKLRGAIITFIGGQAPDLDRIYDIAKKYGIILIEDCRAALGSTYKGQRVGNLRADMTIFSTNPSPSKYAISRSGVIVTNNEDIAKRAKLLRSHAITTTYDSYGNLDYIYDVVDIGHKFDLSELDAAYAVAQLNKTDGFIKRRKEIAKLYERRLSNVKHITILPHKDEHIFTQFIIKISRNRDAFARALKERGVATGLNYIPLHLLSYYKNKYSMKITAFPNALNNYQQILSLPIYAGLTDDDINYVCDQVIEVAKDWI; encoded by the coding sequence ATGAAAAACATAGCGATATATAAAGCAACTTTAGATAACGAAGAGTTAAATCAAATAAGATCAGTTTTAGAGTCAAAAAATGACTTATCAAAAGTTTTAGAATTTGAAGAAAAAATGACAAAATATATAGGTGCAAAATATGCTATTGCAACTTCAACTTCAACTGCTGCTATCCATCTTGCTCTTAGTTCAATTAAACTTAAAAGAGGTGATAAAATACTAATGTCAGTTAACTCTTTTATAAATCTTCCTGAGGTTGTAAGACACTTTGATGCTGAACCTATTTTTATTGATATAAATATGGAAGATATGAATATTGATATTGATAAATTTGAAGAAGCTTTAGCAAACAATGATTCTAAAAAACTAAGAGGTGCAATAATCACTTTTATTGGTGGTCAAGCTCCTGATTTAGATAGAATTTATGATATTGCAAAAAAATATGGAATTATTTTAATAGAAGATTGTAGAGCTGCTTTAGGAAGTACTTACAAAGGACAAAGAGTTGGGAATTTAAGAGCTGATATGACTATATTCTCAACAAATCCTTCTCCATCAAAATATGCAATTAGTCGTTCAGGAGTTATTGTAACAAACAATGAAGATATTGCAAAAAGAGCAAAACTTTTAAGATCTCACGCAATAACTACTACATATGATAGTTATGGAAACTTGGATTATATTTATGATGTTGTTGATATTGGACATAAGTTTGATTTATCTGAACTTGATGCTGCTTATGCAGTTGCACAACTTAATAAAACTGATGGTTTTATAAAAAGAAGAAAAGAGATAGCAAAACTTTATGAACGAAGATTATCAAATGTAAAACATATCACGATTTTACCTCATAAAGATGAGCATATTTTTACGCAATTTATTATAAAAATATCAAGAAATAGAGATGCTTTTGCAAGAGCTTTAAAAGAAAGAGGAGTTGCAACTGGACTTAACTATATTCCTTTGCATCTTTTGTCTTATTATAAAAATAAATACTCTATGAAAATTACAGCATTTCCAAATGCTTTAAATAACTATCAACAAATATTATCTCTTCCTATTTATGCAGGACTTACAGATGATGATATAAACTATGTTTGTGACCAAGTTATAGAAGTTGCAAAAGATTGGATATAA
- the tatB gene encoding Sec-independent protein translocase protein TatB, giving the protein MFGMGITEILLIAIVAIIALGPEKLPDAMVQIAKFINKFKNGLAEAKNTLDNELNIAELKNEANKFKAQIEDTKTSLKAETKVDLGLNEILNDDFETPKKEAKEIKVENISLKNEDKA; this is encoded by the coding sequence ATGTTTGGCATGGGTATAACTGAAATATTACTTATTGCAATAGTTGCTATTATTGCTTTAGGACCTGAAAAATTGCCTGATGCAATGGTACAAATAGCAAAATTTATTAACAAATTTAAAAATGGTCTTGCAGAAGCAAAAAATACTTTGGATAATGAATTAAATATTGCAGAATTAAAAAATGAAGCAAATAAATTTAAAGCTCAAATTGAAGATACAAAAACATCTTTAAAAGCTGAAACAAAAGTTGATTTAGGGTTAAATGAGATATTAAATGATGATTTTGAAACTCCTAAAAAAGAAGCCAAAGAGATTAAAGTAGAAAATATTTCATTAAAAAATGAGGATAAAGCTTAA
- the hemN gene encoding oxygen-independent coproporphyrinogen III oxidase: protein MIDFAKFVKYSKPGPRYTSYPTAPEFSEAFTQDDLKEFYKNQSDDRPLSLYIHMPFCRSACYFCGCNTIFTSKEDKKTRYIEYLKKELNILKNHLNTKRVVTQMHFGGGTPTFFSPSQLEVVITAIKEIFPNFSPDAEISCEVDPRYFTVEHMNVLKAGGCNRLSFGVQDLDEEVQKTIHRIQPFELTQNVIKIAREAGIHSINTDLIYGLPYQTRESFKKTLEQMITLNTDRFAVFNYAHVPWLMKTMRKFDETTFPKPEVKLEMLKDTIDFFTSNGYKMVGMDHFAKPEDELFKAIEKGELHRNFQGYTTKGGADLIGIGLTSIGNGVDYYAQNFKELEPWENAIDNGDLPVYKGYRLSDDDMLRQFVIMELMSNFSLNIKRVEEEFKINFKEYFDDAIKALKEFEDAQLLKITDNKIEVSQTGSMLIRNICMPFDAYLNKIPEERRRFSKTI, encoded by the coding sequence ATGATAGATTTTGCGAAATTTGTAAAATACTCAAAACCAGGTCCTAGATATACTTCATATCCAACTGCTCCTGAGTTTAGTGAAGCTTTTACACAAGATGATTTAAAAGAATTTTATAAAAATCAAAGTGATGATAGACCATTATCACTTTATATTCACATGCCTTTTTGTAGAAGTGCGTGTTATTTCTGTGGTTGTAATACTATTTTTACTTCAAAAGAAGATAAAAAAACTAGATATATTGAGTATTTGAAAAAAGAGTTAAATATTCTAAAAAATCATCTAAATACTAAAAGAGTTGTAACTCAAATGCACTTTGGAGGAGGAACTCCAACATTTTTCTCTCCTTCTCAACTTGAAGTTGTAATAACTGCAATAAAAGAGATTTTCCCAAACTTTAGTCCTGATGCAGAGATTTCTTGTGAAGTAGATCCAAGATATTTTACAGTTGAACATATGAATGTTTTAAAAGCTGGTGGCTGTAATCGTCTAAGTTTTGGAGTTCAAGATTTAGATGAAGAAGTACAAAAAACTATTCATAGAATTCAACCTTTTGAATTAACTCAAAATGTTATCAAAATAGCTCGTGAAGCTGGTATTCACTCGATTAATACTGACCTAATCTATGGTTTACCATATCAAACAAGAGAAAGTTTTAAAAAAACGTTAGAGCAGATGATTACACTAAATACGGATAGATTTGCAGTATTTAATTATGCTCATGTTCCTTGGCTTATGAAAACTATGAGAAAATTTGATGAAACAACATTCCCAAAACCTGAAGTTAAACTAGAGATGTTAAAAGATACAATAGATTTCTTTACATCAAATGGTTATAAAATGGTCGGAATGGACCACTTTGCTAAACCTGAAGATGAACTATTTAAAGCTATAGAAAAAGGTGAACTTCATAGAAATTTCCAAGGATATACTACTAAAGGTGGAGCTGATTTAATAGGAATTGGGCTAACTTCTATTGGAAATGGTGTTGATTATTATGCACAAAACTTTAAAGAGTTAGAACCTTGGGAAAATGCTATTGATAATGGAGATTTACCTGTATATAAAGGTTATAGATTAAGTGATGATGATATGCTTAGACAGTTTGTCATAATGGAACTTATGAGTAATTTTTCTTTAAATATAAAAAGAGTTGAAGAAGAGTTCAAAATAAACTTTAAAGAGTATTTTGATGATGCAATAAAAGCTTTAAAAGAGTTTGAAGATGCGCAACTTTTAAAAATAACTGATAATAAAATTGAAGTTTCTCAAACAGGTTCTATGCTTATAAGAAATATTTGTATGCCATTTGATGCATATCTAAACAAAATCCCTGAAGAGAGAAGAAGATTCTCGAAAACTATTTAA
- a CDS encoding NAD+ synthase, which yields MKDWKKIKQYLISFLKDEVSKAGFEKVTVGLSGGLDSAVVAILCKEAFGKNLNCVLMPSQFSSQSSIEHAIEVCEKFDIRYDIVSIEPMVSAFLKNMDNDKLRIGNFSARMRMSVLYDISFKEKSLVVGTSNKSELLLGYGTIFGDIACAINPIGEIYKSDEFEFAKLLGVPESILTKAPSADLWEGQSDEDELGHTYKEIDDLLKLMVDDKKSKDELLKLGFEASFIDKINNRMKANAFKGKLPTIAKLGEYL from the coding sequence ATGAAAGATTGGAAAAAAATTAAGCAATATTTAATAAGTTTTTTAAAAGATGAAGTTTCAAAAGCAGGTTTTGAAAAAGTAACTGTTGGTTTATCTGGTGGTTTGGATTCTGCTGTTGTGGCTATTTTGTGTAAAGAAGCTTTCGGAAAAAATTTAAATTGTGTTTTGATGCCATCACAATTTTCATCACAAAGTTCAATTGAACACGCCATTGAAGTTTGTGAGAAATTTGACATAAGATATGATATTGTTTCTATAGAACCAATGGTTAGTGCCTTTTTAAAAAATATGGATAATGATAAACTTAGAATTGGTAACTTTAGTGCAAGAATGAGAATGTCTGTTTTATATGATATCTCTTTTAAAGAAAAATCATTAGTTGTAGGAACTTCAAATAAAAGTGAATTGCTTTTAGGATATGGAACTATTTTTGGAGATATTGCATGTGCAATAAATCCAATAGGTGAAATTTATAAGAGTGATGAATTTGAATTTGCTAAACTTTTAGGTGTTCCAGAATCGATTTTGACAAAAGCTCCAAGTGCTGATTTATGGGAAGGTCAAAGCGATGAAGATGAACTAGGACACACTTATAAAGAAATAGATGATTTATTAAAACTTATGGTTGATGATAAAAAATCAAAAGATGAATTATTAAAGCTTGGTTTTGAAGCTAGTTTTATAGATAAAATAAATAATAGAATGAAAGCAAATGCCTTTAAAGGGAAACTTCCAACGATAGCAAAACTAGGGGAATATTTATGA
- a CDS encoding ribonucleoside triphosphate reductase has protein sequence MIVDILKRDGSKQSFESYKIEDAIKKAFKSVNIKYDISVFFNVLFELKCKRVVAVEDIQDIIEKELYKARYFDVMKSFMIYRHLHKIQREQILQINKDTTYINSTQTIEEYINGSDWRIKANSNTGYSHAGLINNSAGKIIANYWLDKVYTKEQGYAHRNGDYHIHDLDCLSGYCAGWSLRILLDEGFNKVRGRVESNAPNHFREALGQMANFLGILQSEWAGAQAFSSFDTYLAPYVFKDKLEYKEIKKAIRSFIYNLNVPARWGQSPFTNITIDWTVPSDLKDQIPTRNQKHLFKDFYDEELFLEIQKKGLTSFEQLTYKDFQKEMNLINKAYYEIMTQGDKTGQPFTFPIPTVNITEDFDWYGENTDLLFENTAKIGSSYFQNFIGNQYTKDEKGNLVENEQAYKPGHVRSMCCRLQLDLRELLKRGGGLFGSAEMTGSIGVVTINMARLGYLYKGDIDSLLKRLEELMDLAKESLEIKREFINSMYERGLYPYTKRYLKSFNNHFSTIGVNGMNEMLKNFFYENVDISTKVGNKFCIEILDFMRNKMIKYQEETGNLYNLEATPAEGTTYRFAKEDKKRYKDIIQAGFDKNIYYTNSSQLPADFTDDPFEALELQDELQCKYTGGTVLHLYMREKVSSTEACRKFVKNVISNFRLPYITVTPVFSICEIHGYIDGEHEYCPKCDDEILKKELKNDKSRIA, from the coding sequence ATGATAGTTGATATTTTAAAAAGAGATGGCTCAAAACAGAGTTTTGAATCATATAAAATTGAAGATGCAATAAAAAAAGCATTTAAGAGTGTAAATATAAAATATGATATTTCAGTTTTTTTCAATGTTTTGTTTGAACTAAAATGTAAAAGAGTAGTTGCAGTTGAAGATATTCAGGATATTATTGAAAAAGAGCTTTATAAAGCTAGATATTTTGATGTTATGAAATCTTTTATGATTTATAGACATTTGCATAAAATACAAAGAGAACAGATTTTACAAATAAATAAAGACACAACTTACATAAATTCTACTCAAACTATAGAAGAGTATATAAATGGAAGTGATTGGAGAATAAAAGCAAATTCAAATACAGGATATTCTCATGCTGGGCTTATAAATAATAGTGCAGGGAAGATTATCGCAAATTATTGGCTTGATAAAGTTTATACAAAAGAGCAGGGATATGCTCATAGAAATGGTGATTATCACATACACGATTTAGATTGTTTGAGTGGTTATTGTGCTGGTTGGAGTTTAAGGATATTGCTTGATGAAGGATTTAACAAAGTACGTGGAAGAGTTGAAAGTAATGCTCCAAATCATTTTAGAGAAGCTTTAGGACAAATGGCAAACTTTTTGGGAATACTTCAAAGCGAATGGGCAGGAGCACAAGCTTTTAGCTCTTTTGATACATATCTTGCTCCTTATGTTTTTAAAGATAAACTTGAATATAAAGAGATAAAAAAAGCAATTAGAAGTTTTATTTATAACCTTAATGTTCCAGCACGTTGGGGGCAAAGTCCTTTTACAAATATTACTATTGATTGGACAGTTCCAAGTGATTTAAAAGACCAAATTCCTACAAGAAATCAAAAGCATTTATTCAAAGATTTTTATGATGAAGAGCTTTTTTTAGAGATTCAAAAAAAAGGTTTAACTTCATTTGAACAGTTAACTTACAAAGATTTTCAAAAAGAGATGAATTTAATAAATAAAGCCTATTATGAAATAATGACACAAGGGGATAAAACAGGACAACCTTTTACTTTTCCAATTCCAACAGTAAATATAACTGAAGATTTTGATTGGTATGGAGAAAATACAGATTTACTTTTTGAGAATACTGCAAAAATAGGAAGTTCATATTTTCAAAACTTTATAGGAAATCAATATACAAAAGATGAAAAAGGAAATTTAGTAGAAAATGAACAAGCTTATAAACCAGGTCATGTAAGAAGTATGTGTTGTAGATTACAATTAGATTTACGAGAACTTCTAAAACGTGGTGGAGGTCTATTTGGAAGTGCTGAAATGACTGGAAGTATTGGGGTAGTAACTATAAATATGGCACGACTTGGATATTTGTATAAAGGTGACATAGACTCTTTATTAAAAAGATTAGAAGAGTTGATGGATTTAGCAAAAGAGAGTTTAGAAATAAAACGAGAATTTATAAATAGTATGTATGAAAGAGGTCTTTATCCTTATACAAAAAGGTATTTAAAGAGTTTTAATAACCATTTTTCAACTATTGGTGTAAATGGTATGAATGAAATGTTAAAAAACTTTTTTTATGAAAATGTGGATATTTCAACAAAAGTGGGAAATAAATTTTGTATCGAAATATTAGATTTTATGAGAAATAAAATGATTAAATATCAAGAAGAAACAGGAAATTTATACAACCTTGAAGCAACTCCAGCAGAGGGAACTACGTATAGATTTGCTAAAGAGGATAAAAAAAGATATAAAGATATTATTCAAGCTGGATTCGATAAAAATATCTATTATACCAACTCTTCACAACTTCCAGCAGATTTTACGGATGATCCATTTGAAGCTTTGGAATTACAAGATGAATTACAGTGTAAATATACTGGTGGAACCGTGCTTCACCTTTATATGCGAGAAAAAGTTTCATCAACTGAAGCTTGTAGAAAATTTGTAAAAAATGTGATTTCAAATTTTAGATTGCCTTATATAACTGTAACACCTGTTTTTTCTATTTGTGAAATTCATGGATATATAGATGGTGAGCATGAATATTGCCCAAAATGTGATGACGAAATTTTAAAAAAGGAGTTAAAAAATGACAAATCAAGAATTGCTTGA
- a CDS encoding tetraacyldisaccharide 4'-kinase, which produces MKQKIHLWIEEYLFFPKFFQKIISFLLLPLTLIYLIIIFTKRFKAKKIDFDIPIISIGNIIVGGSGKTPITIELASKYENACVILRGYGRSSKGLQIVSLNGDIKVDVTVSGDEAMLLAKSLKKATIIVSENRIEAILKAKELGSKIIFLDDGFSKYSISKFDILLKPKNEPTNNFCLPSGGYREPKSFYKKANIVLQEGKDFKRVITIKKDENIKELPSYTILLTAISKPKRLLEFLPKNIKMISFPDHHNFTKEEILDIQNEYKDYAILTTGKDMVKLKEFNLENLYLMDLSIKIDENVDFSSMNSYINSFK; this is translated from the coding sequence TTGAAACAAAAAATACATTTATGGATTGAAGAATATCTCTTCTTTCCCAAATTTTTTCAAAAAATCATCTCTTTTTTACTTCTTCCTTTAACTCTTATTTATCTGATTATAATTTTTACAAAAAGATTTAAAGCTAAAAAAATAGATTTTGATATTCCAATTATTTCTATTGGAAATATAATTGTTGGAGGAAGTGGAAAAACTCCAATAACTATTGAATTAGCTAGTAAATATGAAAATGCTTGTGTGATTTTAAGAGGATATGGAAGAAGTTCAAAAGGTTTACAAATAGTCTCTTTAAATGGTGATATAAAAGTTGATGTAACTGTAAGTGGTGATGAAGCTATGCTTTTAGCAAAAAGTTTAAAAAAAGCTACGATAATAGTAAGTGAAAATCGAATAGAAGCTATCTTAAAAGCAAAAGAATTAGGAAGTAAAATTATATTTTTAGATGATGGATTTTCAAAATATAGTATTTCAAAGTTTGATATTCTTTTAAAACCAAAAAATGAACCTACAAATAACTTTTGTTTACCAAGTGGGGGATATAGAGAGCCTAAAAGTTTTTATAAAAAAGCAAATATTGTTTTACAAGAAGGAAAAGATTTCAAAAGAGTAATTACAATAAAAAAAGATGAAAATATAAAAGAACTTCCTTCTTATACTATTTTATTAACAGCTATTTCAAAACCAAAAAGACTTTTAGAATTTTTACCTAAAAATATAAAAATGATAAGTTTTCCTGACCATCATAATTTTACAAAAGAAGAGATTTTAGATATTCAAAATGAATATAAAGATTATGCTATTTTAACAACAGGAAAAGATATGGTTAAATTAAAAGAGTTTAATTTAGAAAATCTATATTTGATGGACTTATCTATAAAAATAGATGAAAATGTAGATTTTTCTTCTATGAATAGTTATATAAATAGTTTTAAATAG
- the argF gene encoding ornithine carbamoyltransferase, producing the protein MRHFLTLTDFTKDEILEILTLAKQIKEETKRREFKDYMPKKVLAMIFEKSSTRTRVSFETGIYQLGGIGLFLSSNDIQLGRGEPMSDTSRVISRMADMVMIRTFEQSKIEEFAKYSKVPVINGLTNEYHPVQLMADYMTIQEAGLEKDLVVAYVGDGNNMAHSWLNLAAKLGFELRIATPKGYEVDKNILNNALEMAKISGAKIIIGNDPKTAIKDSTVVTTDTWVSMGQEDEKEKRVKDFAGYMVDADMMKLAQDKAIFLHCLPAYRGYEVSEEVIESSQSLIFEEAENRLHAQKGVMVWLDRKRDEK; encoded by the coding sequence ATGAGACATTTCTTAACACTAACTGACTTTACTAAAGATGAGATTTTAGAAATCCTTACTTTAGCAAAGCAGATTAAAGAAGAGACAAAAAGAAGAGAATTTAAAGATTATATGCCTAAAAAAGTTTTAGCTATGATTTTTGAAAAAAGTTCGACAAGAACAAGAGTCTCTTTCGAAACTGGTATTTATCAGTTAGGTGGAATTGGGCTATTTCTTTCATCAAATGACATTCAATTAGGTCGAGGTGAGCCTATGAGTGACACTTCAAGAGTTATTTCAAGAATGGCTGATATGGTGATGATTAGAACTTTTGAACAAAGTAAAATTGAAGAATTTGCAAAATACTCAAAAGTTCCAGTAATAAATGGTCTAACAAATGAATACCATCCAGTACAACTTATGGCTGATTATATGACTATTCAAGAAGCAGGACTTGAAAAAGATTTAGTTGTTGCTTATGTAGGTGATGGAAATAATATGGCTCACTCTTGGCTAAATCTAGCAGCAAAACTTGGATTTGAACTTAGAATTGCAACTCCAAAAGGTTATGAAGTAGATAAAAATATCTTAAATAATGCTCTTGAAATGGCAAAAATAAGTGGTGCAAAAATCATCATAGGAAATGACCCAAAAACTGCTATAAAAGATTCAACTGTTGTTACAACTGATACTTGGGTTTCAATGGGACAAGAAGATGAAAAAGAGAAAAGAGTAAAAGATTTCGCTGGATATATGGTGGATGCTGATATGATGAAATTAGCTCAAGATAAAGCTATTTTCTTACATTGTTTACCTGCTTATAGAGGTTATGAAGTTAGTGAAGAAGTTATAGAAAGTTCACAAAGCCTTATTTTTGAAGAGGCTGAAAATAGACTTCATGCTCAAAAAGGTGTTATGGTTTGGTTAGATAGAAAAAGAGATGAAAAATAG
- a CDS encoding (2Fe-2S)-binding protein: protein MSKSFPHSYVVCTCKQVTLGEIIYAIKEKGAKRLQDLEDITDAGSCCGSCKNEESDIGVEKMELYLEDILKKFS from the coding sequence GTGTCTAAAAGTTTTCCTCACTCTTATGTAGTTTGTACCTGTAAACAAGTAACTTTAGGTGAAATTATCTATGCAATTAAAGAAAAAGGTGCAAAAAGATTACAAGATTTAGAAGATATTACAGATGCAGGAAGTTGCTGTGGTTCTTGTAAAAATGAAGAGAGTGATATTGGTGTAGAAAAAATGGAACTTTATTTAGAAGATATTTTAAAAAAATTTAGTTAA
- a CDS encoding anaerobic ribonucleoside-triphosphate reductase activating protein: MNTNKELNLLNQKIVYDFTRFTTTDYIGEIACIVWHISCNMRCSYCYNDNLVFSRIGKYSHNEVLDFLKKRVTLLSAVVLSGGEATIHNLVPFCKEIKKLGYKIKLDTNGTNLKLIKKLISNNLLDFISLDFKAPKSKFKSITSINSYDKLIETIKYLLKIDFSFELRTTVNTSLIDENDINEIINTVHCIGYNNTYYIQNFLETSSNIGNIKKSRSLDKNLIDNSKLVVEYRN, encoded by the coding sequence GTGAACACAAACAAAGAGTTAAATTTATTGAATCAAAAAATAGTTTATGATTTTACAAGATTTACAACAACAGACTATATAGGTGAAATTGCTTGTATAGTTTGGCATATTTCTTGTAATATGAGATGTAGTTATTGTTATAATGACAATCTTGTATTTTCAAGAATAGGAAAATATTCTCATAATGAAGTTTTAGATTTTTTAAAAAAAAGAGTTACTTTACTTAGTGCTGTTGTACTTTCTGGTGGAGAAGCTACAATACACAACCTTGTACCTTTTTGTAAAGAGATAAAAAAGTTAGGTTATAAAATAAAACTTGATACAAATGGAACAAATCTAAAACTCATCAAAAAACTAATATCAAATAATCTTTTGGACTTTATATCTCTTGATTTTAAAGCACCAAAAAGTAAATTTAAATCCATAACTTCAATAAATAGTTACGATAAATTAATTGAGACAATAAAATACTTACTAAAAATAGATTTTTCTTTTGAACTTAGAACTACTGTAAATACAAGCTTGATTGATGAAAATGATATAAATGAGATAATAAATACTGTTCATTGTATAGGTTATAATAATACTTACTATATACAAAATTTCTTAGAAACCTCATCAAATATTGGAAATATTAAAAAATCAAGAAGTTTGGATAAAAATTTGATAGATAACTCAAAATTAGTTGTCGAATACCGAAATTAA